From a single Oreochromis niloticus isolate F11D_XX linkage group LG3, O_niloticus_UMD_NMBU, whole genome shotgun sequence genomic region:
- the LOC102076416 gene encoding zinc finger protein 595 isoform X2 — protein MGKEMLKKHRCQQCEKAFHNLKQLRSHQKSHTEERLYSCDQCEKTYKTVRTLNVHKKTHSGEKPHMCQECGSEFISLGNLSTHIQRYHTGERPHHCQQCDKGFVNRGELKSHQKVHTREKPYSCGECSKSFSWVSNLVRHQRIHSGGRVFSCEECGRSFTRLDSLKVHRNLHTKEMIFSCEQCGKAFSSLTNLMKHVVMHTGEKLHRCDQCGKTFTSPQYLRVHTRIHTGEKPYKCRHCDKTFISQTPRRVHERIHTGTRPYSCEECGKCFTQLSSLKVHRNLHTKEKIFSCEQCGKVFTSHRAFYYHKRIHSRVKPYKCKHCEKSFSTLSSCSAHEHVHSAERAYSCGECGKTFSRSSYLKTHQCWHKQERKFKCDQCEKAFSLLCHLRRHVLTHTRKKRQ, from the coding sequence ATGGGCaaagaaatgttgaaaaaaCACAGATGTCAGCAATGTGAGAAGGCTTTCCACAACCTGAAGCAACTAAGGAGTCATCAAAAAAGTCACACTGAAGAAAGAttgtacagctgtgatcagtgtgagaaaacatacaaaacagtACGCACACTAAATGTTCATAAGAAAACGCACAGTGGAGAGAAACCACATATGTGTCAAGAGTGCGGCAGTGAATTTATCTCATTGGGAAACTTATCGACTCACATTCAACGGTatcacactggagagagaccgcaCCATTGTCAGCAATGTGACAAAGGGTTTGTCAACCGAGGAGAATTAAAGAGTCATCAGAAAGTTCACACTAGAGAAAAGCCATACAGCTGTGGTGAGTGCAGCAAAAGTTTTTCATGGGTTTCCAATCTTGTCCGTCACCAGCGCATCCACAGTGGGGGGAGAGTATTCAGCTGTGAGGAGTGTGGAAGGAGTTTCACTCGGTTAGATTCTTTAAAGGTGCACAGAAACCTCCACACAAAAGAAATGATTTTCTCCTGTGAGCAGTGCGGTAAAGCTTTCTCTTCattaactaaccttatgaagcATGTTGTTATGCACACTGGAGAGAAATTGCACAgatgtgatcagtgtgggaaaACATTCACCTCGCCGCAATACCTGAGAGTCCACACACGTATTCACACTGGAGaaaaaccatacaagtgcagacactgcgACAAGACTTTCATTTCACAGACTCCCCGCAGAGTACATGAACGCATCCACACTGGAACAAGACCGTACAGCTGTGAGGAGTGTGGAAAGTGTTTCACTCAATTAAGTAGTTTAAAAGTGCACAGAAACctccacacaaaagaaaagattttcTCCTGTGAGCAGTGTGGGAAGGTCTTCACATCTCATAGGGCATTTTATTATCATAAAAGGATCCACAGTAGAGTGAAACCCTACAAGTGCAAACATTGTGAGAAGTCATTCTCCACATTATCGTCCTGTTCAGCACACGAGCATGTCCACAGTGCAGAGAGAGCCTACAGTTGTGGTGAGTGTGGAAAGACCTTTTCAAGGTCCAGCTACTTAAAAACCCACCAGTGTTGGCACAAGCAAGAGAGAAAATTTAAATGTGACCAGTGTGAGAAAGCTTTCTCACTATTGTGTCACCTCAGGCGTCACGTCCTCACGCACACTCGAAAGAAACGGCAATAA
- the LOC102076416 gene encoding zinc finger protein 664 isoform X1, which yields MASPKKDKMGKEMLKKHRCQQCEKAFHNLKQLRSHQKSHTEERLYSCDQCEKTYKTVRTLNVHKKTHSGEKPHMCQECGSEFISLGNLSTHIQRYHTGERPHHCQQCDKGFVNRGELKSHQKVHTREKPYSCGECSKSFSWVSNLVRHQRIHSGGRVFSCEECGRSFTRLDSLKVHRNLHTKEMIFSCEQCGKAFSSLTNLMKHVVMHTGEKLHRCDQCGKTFTSPQYLRVHTRIHTGEKPYKCRHCDKTFISQTPRRVHERIHTGTRPYSCEECGKCFTQLSSLKVHRNLHTKEKIFSCEQCGKVFTSHRAFYYHKRIHSRVKPYKCKHCEKSFSTLSSCSAHEHVHSAERAYSCGECGKTFSRSSYLKTHQCWHKQERKFKCDQCEKAFSLLCHLRRHVLTHTRKKRQ from the coding sequence GACAAGATGGGCaaagaaatgttgaaaaaaCACAGATGTCAGCAATGTGAGAAGGCTTTCCACAACCTGAAGCAACTAAGGAGTCATCAAAAAAGTCACACTGAAGAAAGAttgtacagctgtgatcagtgtgagaaaacatacaaaacagtACGCACACTAAATGTTCATAAGAAAACGCACAGTGGAGAGAAACCACATATGTGTCAAGAGTGCGGCAGTGAATTTATCTCATTGGGAAACTTATCGACTCACATTCAACGGTatcacactggagagagaccgcaCCATTGTCAGCAATGTGACAAAGGGTTTGTCAACCGAGGAGAATTAAAGAGTCATCAGAAAGTTCACACTAGAGAAAAGCCATACAGCTGTGGTGAGTGCAGCAAAAGTTTTTCATGGGTTTCCAATCTTGTCCGTCACCAGCGCATCCACAGTGGGGGGAGAGTATTCAGCTGTGAGGAGTGTGGAAGGAGTTTCACTCGGTTAGATTCTTTAAAGGTGCACAGAAACCTCCACACAAAAGAAATGATTTTCTCCTGTGAGCAGTGCGGTAAAGCTTTCTCTTCattaactaaccttatgaagcATGTTGTTATGCACACTGGAGAGAAATTGCACAgatgtgatcagtgtgggaaaACATTCACCTCGCCGCAATACCTGAGAGTCCACACACGTATTCACACTGGAGaaaaaccatacaagtgcagacactgcgACAAGACTTTCATTTCACAGACTCCCCGCAGAGTACATGAACGCATCCACACTGGAACAAGACCGTACAGCTGTGAGGAGTGTGGAAAGTGTTTCACTCAATTAAGTAGTTTAAAAGTGCACAGAAACctccacacaaaagaaaagattttcTCCTGTGAGCAGTGTGGGAAGGTCTTCACATCTCATAGGGCATTTTATTATCATAAAAGGATCCACAGTAGAGTGAAACCCTACAAGTGCAAACATTGTGAGAAGTCATTCTCCACATTATCGTCCTGTTCAGCACACGAGCATGTCCACAGTGCAGAGAGAGCCTACAGTTGTGGTGAGTGTGGAAAGACCTTTTCAAGGTCCAGCTACTTAAAAACCCACCAGTGTTGGCACAAGCAAGAGAGAAAATTTAAATGTGACCAGTGTGAGAAAGCTTTCTCACTATTGTGTCACCTCAGGCGTCACGTCCTCACGCACACTCGAAAGAAACGGCAATAA